The genomic DNA CAGACTGAAGTAAACACCGAGACATTGCAGCAACTGATGTTTAGCGTGATGTTGTTCAGCCGTGCAAACGAAGAAAGTTCAACCAAATCACACCGCACCATTGCAAGTGCTCTGTCCAAGATCAGACGTCACCAGGAACGGAAACCAGGTGATCCTGTAGTCGCAATTAAAGAGTTAGGGTCGGATAAATGGTGGACAGATTCAAGTACTGGATATGTCAATCCGCATCCAGTCCTGTTCCCCATAGCAAAAAAAATTATCCAGTTAAAACAAGACGGTTGGTCAAATCGGATGATCCTTCAACATCTGAAAAACAACTACGATGGACCGGTTATTGGCAACAAAAAATCAAAAGGTATATGGAATATGCAGCATTGTTCCAGAATCCTTGAACCTGCCATTTATGGACGAAAAGTAATCACTGTAAACAATGCAGAATACGTTCTGGATGATTATTACCCTGCGATCATCAGCAAAGATGAATATGAAGCGTTAAAGCTCCAAGTTGGAAACAAAGGATTTGCCCCGAATCGCGAGAGTAATCCAGAAATACCATTACTTTCCGGTATTGGTATTTTGCACTGTGCGCACTGCTCATGTTACATGGTTAAGGCTAAATCAACCCTTAAAAACCATCCACATGCTTACCGTTACCAATGTGCATCCAGAGATTTACATCAAGATTGTAATAAGTGGGGATTCAGGGCAAGCACCCTTGAAAGGACGATTTTACAACTAATAGCCGATAGAATATTCTTACAGACGAAATATCAACCATCTGGTTTAGAAGGGAAAATAGCGGACATACAATCGCAAATTGAGAACTATGTATTGGCTATAGGTTCAGCTAAAAGCCCTGAGATCATTAATAGCCTCACTTCGCAAATTGATCAACTAGAACAAGAAAAACAAAGTCTGATAGTGGAAAAAAGACTATACGATGAATCAATCGTGCAAATGAACACTGAAGGTTGGGACAAGTTCAGGAAGTTTGACATTGATGACGCACTTAACCCTTTACGCACAAAAATAAGAGCAAACATTAAGACCGTTATTATGCGCGTAGATTGCTCCAGAATAGATAAGAAACACAACTTGTTTACCATCACATACCGCGATCAGCATAAACAGCGTATCGTTATCGAAAACAACTCAGGCTGGAAGAAGGGTAAGATTTATGTTGAAGCGCAGACTATCAACGATATTCAAATTCTTGAATCTGAAGGTTTGATACTGCATGACCATATTGACATATTGATCAACCGAGACAAGTTCATGACGGAAGCGAAAAAACGACTAGATCATCCCCGAACACTGATCGATGAACTGACGGAATAAAGGTAAGTGTTAGTGCCATTGTAAAATTGCCCCACAGAAATGTTAGCGTAATCCATCGCTATATAGCCATGAATCGCTCTGTATCTTGTCAGAGCGATTAAAGCAGACTTCAGGCATCGTTCAATATAAAACCCCCGTAAAACTTGATACAGAGCGTTGTAGAGCAAGGGTTCAAAATTACATCGTATTCATTCTGTCAACGAACTGTACTTATTGCACCGCTCCTTATCGAAACACCTCTATGGTTGCCGGAAACCCCGCACAAAGTAGATTGTTATGTCTTTCAATCGCAGTATTCAAGACTAACCGCTGCCCGCCGCCCGATGTTAACACCAAGCATATGAACCATTTTAAAACCCTTTAAAAACAATACCCTTCGCATCTTCCCCCTCTTCTCCCCATGTTAATCGATCGTTTTTACAGATCAATTATACGATATTGATAGATTTCATAGATCAATGTAAGATCATGATTCTTCGGTTAGTGTTTCTCGTAAACAAGACTCACGGAATGAATACTCTGTCCACGATGGAGTGCGAAAGAAAGAAGGTATCCAGAATGACAATTCTTATTAAAACGCTAAAAATCATGGCGTCAGGTGTTGTTTTCGTTTCAGGTTTAACCACCGCCTCCAGTACCGTGTATTTCTTGCCAGAGGCAAAATCAATGGGTGTCGCCAGCAGCGACAAAAACGCACTGATGTTTCTCGGGATGGACAGGGATGTAAATCTGAAGGGGATATGCTTCGCGATGACAAAGCAATCCTCATCAATCATTCCGCTGGTAGATATCACTGCTACAACTGATAACGGCAGATTCACGATGCACGGGTTACGCCCTAATGTCAGTGATACTAAAGAAGTCGCTTGTTCCTTCGGGTCCGAAGCTGGTGATTTCTTGACTGGCATTTCGAAGTCAACAGCCGTTAACGTGAAGCTGGATTTCAATGGCGAGATCCGCAATTACAGTTTCGACACCACTGAGTTCGGAAAAATGTTGACTGCCAATGGGAAAAGCGTGTGGGAAAAAGCAGCTAAAGACTACGCTCAGGGAGTACGTGCCCCCGTTTTCTATAGCAGCGGCAGCGAGGCCCCCAAAAACAATAAAGTAACCTCAAATGTCGATACACCCAGTTATGAAGCAAGCGATGAGAAACTTAATGCTGT from Trabulsiella odontotermitis includes the following:
- a CDS encoding recombinase family protein, whose protein sequence is MSAHVTILRNTVLPVKFNTMNRPRLYSYIRYSSERQGKGSSIERQKSYIAEMAKQIATEYDLEIFEEYQDLGVSAYKGKNVQEGALSDFIDQVESGLIPKGSFLLIESLDRFSRQNAMQAVNLFTSLLLNGITVITGIDKQVYRQTEVNTETLQQLMFSVMLFSRANEESSTKSHRTIASALSKIRRHQERKPGDPVVAIKELGSDKWWTDSSTGYVNPHPVLFPIAKKIIQLKQDGWSNRMILQHLKNNYDGPVIGNKKSKGIWNMQHCSRILEPAIYGRKVITVNNAEYVLDDYYPAIISKDEYEALKLQVGNKGFAPNRESNPEIPLLSGIGILHCAHCSCYMVKAKSTLKNHPHAYRYQCASRDLHQDCNKWGFRASTLERTILQLIADRIFLQTKYQPSGLEGKIADIQSQIENYVLAIGSAKSPEIINSLTSQIDQLEQEKQSLIVEKRLYDESIVQMNTEGWDKFRKFDIDDALNPLRTKIRANIKTVIMRVDCSRIDKKHNLFTITYRDQHKQRIVIENNSGWKKGKIYVEAQTINDIQILESEGLILHDHIDILINRDKFMTEAKKRLDHPRTLIDELTE
- a CDS encoding lysozyme inhibitor LprI family protein yields the protein MTILIKTLKIMASGVVFVSGLTTASSTVYFLPEAKSMGVASSDKNALMFLGMDRDVNLKGICFAMTKQSSSIIPLVDITATTDNGRFTMHGLRPNVSDTKEVACSFGSEAGDFLTGISKSTAVNVKLDFNGEIRNYSFDTTEFGKMLTANGKSVWEKAAKDYAQGVRAPVFYSSGSEAPKNNKVTSNVDTPSYEASDEKLNAVWKRLSPETRKRLLPSQREWIKQKSACNNEQKCLIDMTNNRIRELESEHGK